A genomic stretch from Gopherus flavomarginatus isolate rGopFla2 chromosome 3, rGopFla2.mat.asm, whole genome shotgun sequence includes:
- the BBS12 gene encoding Bardet-Biedl syndrome 12 protein, translated as MAFRNMNRRRHIGLQQLSSLASIGRTLLGPVKSYKFVVDESTSESVLTCSAVRLLESLDLTSAVGQLLNETIQAQNKEYKTGMTTLLFLVGAWSSAVLECLQQNVPFSLIVSVMSEGLNSCSEKVQCLQLSVHDLYKGPNSVPIHFTSSSLGPQIIETKTPDIGANHFLNPLLHILKEVPVSKEESIPEGLHSHQASPCDPHKRCLNSHLCPADYITPSLVEPVGNKTMPAVPGSSLIASSYIKRTRLTHSRYFNSPGKKHCSLQVDNFGGPPTGPAAYPYEFNDFRQLAMALSHGNQSSMKLVQDIVRCQQEVADHTGSSQFNIAEVVTCCLPGLSEHYSCVCPGYITLVSPEKATVTKQLQDRPLQILLVDGDLTEKYRHLGFNRPSNVRTISENVGLQESSSESLWINYVLDILIQAKVNLVLVKGNVCESLMERCILNNILIINPVTLNVLHAFGKGTGVQLVTYLSQVDSYCVGSSVWVDFWRTGDLSTMELDNKVPISIKAEGIHLVTAVLSSTVTSKMQITEDQFWTCAYRLHHALTDQKVFPGGGAVELLCLSHLKKLEEQSLKQPDKKPSEDFYMSSCWLTKSLTQYKPVVLKALASGWHQYLSRVMCNTAHYASEFEASASIEHHLKKAADYCSPSAYILKEFNKGDKLMVDFGLSTKPEEAVKIYDNVTPKVEAWRRALDLVLLVLQTDAEIITGPKRNQLLNSHVSSEFIFL; from the coding sequence ATGGCTTTCAGAAATATGAACAGAAGACGTCACATTGGACTTCAGCAGCTTTCATCTTTAGCATCAATAGGAAGAACACTTTTAGGGCCAGTAAAATCATATAAATTTGTTGTAGATGAAAGCACCAGTGAGAGTGTTTTGACTTGTTCTGCAGTTAGACTTCTTGAAAGTTTGGATTTAACTAGTGCAGTGGGACAGCTGCTTAATGAAACAATTCAGGCACAGAACAAAGAATATAAAACTGGAATGACTACCCTGTTGTTTCTTGTTGGTGCATGGAGTAGTGCTGTACTTGAATGCCTTCAGCAGAATGTTCCTTTTTCACTAATAGTATCTGTGATGTCTGAAGGACTGAACTCTTGCAGTGAAAAAGTCCAGTGTCTTCAGCTATCAGTACATGATTTATATAAAGGGCCTAATTCTGTTCCCATTCACTTCACTTCTAGCAGTCTGGGGCCCCAAATTATTGAAACTAAAACTCCTGATATTGGAGCtaaccattttttaaatcctCTTCTGCATATTCTTAAAGAGGTTCCTGTATCTAAAGAAGAAAGTATTCCTGAAGGCCTTCACTCTCATCAAGCAAGCCCTTGCGATCCTCATAAGAGATGTTTGAATTCACACCTATGCCCTGCAGACTATATAACACCCTCATTGGTTGAACCAGTGGGCAATAAAACTATGCCTGCAGTTCCTGGAAGCAGTTTGATTGCATCCAGCTATATCAAAAGAACAAGATTAACTCATAGTAGATACTTTAACAGTCCAGGAAAAAAACATTGTTCACTCCAAGTAGACAATTTTGGGGGTCCTCCCACTGGGCCTGCAGCATATCCTTATGAATTTAATGATTTTAGACAGTTGGCAATGGCTCTTAGCCATGGGAATCAGTCTAGCATGAAATTGGTACAGGATATTGTCAGATGCCAACAAGAAGTAGCTGATCACACAGGTTCTTCTCAATTTAATATTGCAGAAGTTGTGACATGCTGTTTACCAGGATTGTCTGAACATTATTCTTGTGTGTGTCCGGGATATATCACTTTAGTATCACCAGAGAAAGCCACTGTTACCAAGCAACTTCAGGATAGACCGCTTCAGATTCTTCTTGTAGATGGTGATCTAACAGAAAAGTATCGTCACTTGGGATTTAATAGACCATCAAATGTCAGAACAATATCAGAAAATGTAGGCTTACAAGAAAGTAGCTCAGAAAGTTTATGGATAAATTATGTGTTAGATATTTTAATACAAGCAAAAGTAAATTTAGTTTTGGTAAAAGGAAATGTGTGTGAAAGTTTAATGGAAAGATGTATCCTGAATAACATATTGATAATCAATCCAGTAACTCTCAATGTGCTACATGCTTTTGGGAAGGGCACAGGAGTGCAGCTGGTGACATACCTTTCCCAGGTAGATAGTTATTGCGTGGGTAGCAGTGTCTGGGTGGATTTCTGGAGAACTGGTGACTTGAGCACAATGGAATTGGATAACAAAGTGCCAATCAGTATAAAGGCTGAAGGAATTCATCTGGTAACAGCTGTGCTTAGTAGCACAGTAACTTCAAAGATGCAAATCACTGAAGATCAGTTCTGGACTTGTGCTTATCGCCTGCATCATGCTTTAACTGACCAGAAAGTTTTTCCTGGAGGTGGTGCTGTTGAACTGTTGTGCCTCAGTCATCTGAAAAAGCTTGAAGAACAATCTTTAAAGCAACCAGATAAAAAACCTTCAGAGGATTTTTACATGTCATCTTGTTGGCTGACAAAATCGTTGACACAGTATAAACCAGTTGTACTTAAAGCTTTGGCAAGCGGTTGGCATCAGTACCTTTCAAGAGTCATGTGTAACACTGCTCATTATGCATCAGAGTTTGAAGCAAGCGCTTCCATTGAGCATCATCTCAAAAAAGCAGCAGACTATTGTTCTCCTTCAGCATATATTCTGAAAGAGTTCAATAAAGGAGATAAGCTCATGGTGGATTTTGGTCTTTCAACTAAACCCGAGGAGGCTGTAAAGATATATGACAATGTTACACCCAAGGTGGAGGCATGGCGCAGAGCTCTAGACTTGGTGCTATTAGTGCTTCAAACAGATGCTGAAATTATCACAGGTCCTAAGAGAAATCAGTTATTAAATTCACATGTATCCAGTGAGTTCATATTTTTATAG